The Diaphorobacter ruginosibacter genome contains a region encoding:
- a CDS encoding reverse transcriptase family protein, protein MSAPQPTRAEIYDRIKTSSKQEVILEEMQRMGFWPQGEGEPQVAADLIQREGELQREMSELREQLAVRRNPERALREMRKQRMKQARDQREETRRRHAQERHDKALAWHGTRASHMGYLGPGVSAALHAPGQDGSADGASGRKPARERSAPDLRRLALNGLPALTSGAQLAEAMGVSVAELRFLSFHREVARTHHYHSFTLPKKTGGERQISAPMPRLKRAQYWVLDNVLAKMPAHDAAHGFLAGRSIVSNARPHAGQDVVINLDVKDFFPSIAFGRIKGVFRQLGYGEGIATVLALLCSENRAQAWSVDGERLFVGGKARERVLPQGAPTSPMLTNLLCRRLDRRLQGLAAQLGFAYTRYADDLTFSASGDAARDHVGKLLSRVRWILHDEGFTPHPDKERVMRKGRRQEVTGLVVNGSQPGVSRQMRRKLRAALHRASHAAPGDAPAAHWQGQAAQPSQLLGLAQFVQQVDAQQGKALLASARQLVRDPVARVNDALREAAAEDRLAAASEAAVSFRQAAASGRSPVRANGEGWWQPEQKAAPVLEQTDQQRREARQQARRQSLAAASPASPETAPGNGARRVQGVPAEGVSPAQPGKAPEASGLPPVRRMLRYWSQMGLCFLLGSILHNRLITIFAMVMVIALYYMRKQRWDLFAGVLVIATLLGYLVRS, encoded by the coding sequence ATGAGCGCTCCCCAACCGACCCGAGCCGAGATCTACGATCGCATCAAGACCTCCAGCAAGCAGGAAGTCATCCTCGAGGAAATGCAGCGCATGGGCTTCTGGCCCCAGGGCGAAGGCGAGCCCCAGGTGGCTGCCGACCTGATCCAGCGCGAAGGCGAACTGCAGCGCGAAATGAGCGAATTGCGCGAGCAGCTGGCCGTGCGGCGCAATCCCGAACGTGCGCTGCGCGAGATGCGCAAGCAGCGCATGAAGCAGGCACGCGACCAGCGCGAGGAAACCCGGCGCAGGCATGCGCAGGAGCGCCATGACAAGGCGTTGGCATGGCATGGCACGCGTGCATCGCACATGGGTTATCTGGGCCCTGGCGTCTCGGCCGCGTTGCATGCTCCCGGGCAAGACGGTTCCGCCGACGGCGCCAGTGGCAGGAAGCCGGCGCGCGAGCGCAGCGCGCCCGACCTGCGGCGACTGGCGCTCAACGGACTGCCCGCGCTCACCAGCGGCGCGCAACTGGCGGAGGCCATGGGCGTGAGTGTCGCGGAGCTGCGCTTCCTGAGCTTTCACCGCGAGGTCGCGCGCACGCACCACTACCACTCGTTCACGCTGCCCAAGAAGACCGGCGGCGAGCGCCAGATCTCCGCACCGATGCCGCGCCTGAAGCGCGCGCAGTACTGGGTGCTGGACAACGTGCTCGCGAAGATGCCGGCGCACGATGCGGCGCATGGCTTCCTGGCGGGGCGCTCCATCGTCAGCAATGCCCGGCCGCACGCGGGGCAGGACGTGGTGATCAACCTCGATGTCAAGGATTTCTTCCCAAGCATCGCCTTCGGGCGCATCAAGGGCGTGTTCCGGCAACTGGGCTACGGCGAGGGCATCGCCACGGTTCTCGCATTGCTGTGCAGCGAAAACCGGGCGCAGGCATGGAGTGTGGATGGCGAGCGGCTGTTCGTCGGTGGCAAGGCGCGCGAGCGTGTGCTGCCCCAGGGCGCGCCCACCAGCCCGATGTTGACCAACCTGCTGTGCCGGCGCCTGGATCGCCGCCTGCAGGGACTGGCCGCGCAGCTCGGCTTCGCCTATACCCGCTATGCCGACGACCTGACCTTTTCTGCGTCCGGCGACGCGGCGCGCGACCACGTAGGCAAGCTGTTGAGCCGGGTTCGCTGGATCCTGCACGACGAGGGCTTCACGCCGCACCCCGACAAGGAGCGCGTGATGCGCAAGGGCCGGCGCCAGGAGGTGACGGGCCTGGTCGTCAATGGCAGCCAGCCCGGCGTGTCGCGGCAGATGCGCAGGAAGCTGCGTGCCGCGCTGCATCGTGCGTCGCATGCGGCGCCTGGAGATGCACCCGCGGCCCATTGGCAGGGACAGGCCGCGCAGCCTTCGCAACTGCTGGGGCTGGCGCAGTTCGTCCAGCAGGTCGATGCGCAACAGGGCAAGGCGCTGCTTGCCAGCGCCCGGCAACTGGTGCGCGACCCCGTTGCACGCGTCAACGACGCCCTGCGCGAGGCGGCAGCAGAGGACCGGCTTGCCGCGGCATCCGAAGCGGCGGTTTCATTCCGGCAGGCGGCGGCCTCGGGGCGCTCGCCTGTGCGTGCCAACGGCGAAGGCTGGTGGCAGCCGGAGCAGAAGGCCGCCCCCGTGCTGGAGCAGACCGACCAGCAGCGCCGGGAGGCTCGGCAACAGGCCCGCCGGCAGTCGCTGGCAGCAGCGTCTCCAGCGTCTCCGGAAACCGCACCCGGCAACGGCGCAAGGCGAGTGCAAGGCGTTCCCGCCGAAGGTGTTTCACCGGCCCAGCCCGGCAAGGCTCCGGAGGCATCCGGGCTGCCGCCCGTGCGCCGAATGCTGCGCTACTGGTCCCAGATGGGCCTCTGCTTTCTGCTGGGCTCCATCCTGCACAACCGCCTGATCACGATCTTCGCGATGGTGATGGTCATTGCGCTGTACTACATGCGCAAGCAGCGCTGGGATCTGTTTGCCGGGGTGCTGGTGATAGCGACGCTGCTCGGCTACCTCGTGCGATCCTGA
- a CDS encoding heme biosynthesis protein HemY, with the protein MRAALWLLALFGVAVAVALFAGNNQGTVTLFWPPYRVDLSLNAVLLLLFGSFTILYGALRGTAALLELPQRARRWRLQQKERAMHASLLDATSQLLAGRFLRARKAALSAIAQEGDLSQSGPVPHGRQLRTLAHIVAAESSHALQDRTTRENHLQQALDSIPSNAPTSEQELREGAQLRAARWSLDERDANAALDRMSTLTAGAARRTLALRARLKAARMAHLPEEALDTARLLGKHRAFSPAAAESIVRGLAIEVINDAHDPAQLQRAWMSLDPNERAMPELAVHAAQRLSQLEGDAAQVRHWLLPVWELFADPARSLSDTQALKLIHVLENNMSGIDATWLARIESAQQANPRDARLQYLSAVACLHRELWGKAQQLFTQAAPKLADGKLRASAWRFLAELAEHRNDEEAAAHAWKQAAIAAL; encoded by the coding sequence ATGCGCGCAGCTCTCTGGCTCCTGGCTCTGTTCGGTGTCGCCGTGGCGGTTGCCCTGTTCGCAGGCAACAACCAGGGCACGGTGACGCTCTTCTGGCCACCCTATCGGGTGGACCTGTCGCTCAACGCGGTCCTGCTGCTGCTGTTCGGCAGCTTCACCATCCTCTACGGCGCACTGCGCGGCACGGCGGCCCTGCTCGAGCTGCCGCAGCGCGCGCGCCGCTGGCGCCTGCAGCAGAAGGAGCGCGCCATGCACGCCTCGCTGCTGGACGCCACCTCGCAGTTGCTGGCAGGACGCTTCCTGCGCGCCCGCAAGGCCGCGCTGTCGGCCATCGCCCAGGAAGGCGACCTGTCGCAATCGGGGCCGGTTCCGCACGGCCGCCAGCTGCGCACGCTGGCCCACATCGTGGCCGCCGAAAGCTCGCATGCGCTGCAGGATCGCACCACGCGCGAGAACCATCTGCAGCAGGCGCTGGACTCGATCCCCTCCAACGCCCCCACATCCGAGCAGGAACTGCGCGAAGGCGCCCAGTTGCGCGCGGCGCGCTGGTCGCTGGACGAACGCGATGCCAACGCCGCGCTCGACCGCATGTCCACGCTGACGGCCGGCGCCGCGCGCCGCACGCTGGCCCTGCGCGCCAGGCTGAAGGCCGCGCGCATGGCCCACCTGCCCGAGGAGGCGCTGGACACGGCACGCCTGCTGGGCAAGCACCGCGCCTTCTCGCCCGCCGCGGCGGAGAGCATCGTGCGCGGCCTTGCCATCGAGGTGATCAACGATGCACACGATCCGGCGCAGTTGCAGCGCGCGTGGATGTCGCTCGATCCGAACGAGCGCGCGATGCCCGAGCTGGCCGTCCACGCGGCGCAGCGCCTGTCGCAGCTCGAGGGCGATGCGGCCCAGGTGCGGCACTGGCTGCTGCCGGTGTGGGAGCTCTTTGCGGATCCCGCCCGCTCGCTGTCGGACACCCAGGCACTCAAGCTGATTCATGTTCTCGAGAACAACATGAGCGGCATCGACGCCACCTGGCTTGCGCGCATCGAGAGCGCCCAGCAGGCCAACCCGCGTGACGCCCGCCTGCAGTACCTCTCGGCCGTGGCCTGCCTGCACCGCGAGCTCTGGGGCAAGGCGCAGCAACTGTTCACGCAGGCTGCACCCAAACTGGCCGACGGCAAGCTGCGCGCCAGCGCATGGCGTTTCCTGGCTGAACTGGCCGAACACCGCAACGACGAGGAAGCCGCCGCGCACGCCTGGAAGCAGGCCGCCATCGCGGCGTTGTAA
- a CDS encoding uroporphyrinogen-III C-methyltransferase has product MSLEPQHTIHEDTPDAPATSPRTAAPVPPSAASAAAAPSYSAAPAHAAAQGGSRLLLTAVGAVAVAGLVSSVMLWQKLSNIQEQLARQTADSGTQAIEARTMARQAADVARETSARLSVTEARVGEVALQRTQLEELMQSLSRSRDENLVVDIESGLRLAIQQSQLTGSLEPVIAALKSADQRIERAAQPRLAPVQRAIAHDLEKLNRSAATDTSGLLGRVDDLTRQVDEIPLLNAVISASTMRQRNASARSVADQAATPADPEAPRWKVILDNAWEAVAGEARGLVRVSRIDQPDAVLIAPQQAYFLRENLKLSLMNARLGILSRRLDSARLDLTTAKTALIKYFDPESRYTQRAIETISQLQTNMQSMELPRLDETFASLTTAAAGR; this is encoded by the coding sequence ATGAGCCTCGAGCCCCAACACACAATCCACGAAGACACTCCGGACGCTCCGGCAACGTCGCCGCGGACGGCAGCCCCCGTCCCCCCATCGGCGGCTTCTGCAGCAGCGGCCCCCTCGTACTCCGCGGCTCCGGCGCATGCCGCTGCCCAAGGCGGCTCCCGCCTGTTGCTGACGGCCGTCGGCGCGGTGGCCGTGGCGGGCCTCGTCAGCAGCGTCATGCTGTGGCAGAAGCTCTCGAACATCCAGGAGCAGCTCGCGCGCCAGACTGCCGATTCCGGCACCCAGGCCATCGAGGCGCGCACCATGGCGCGCCAGGCTGCCGACGTGGCCCGCGAGACATCCGCGCGGCTGTCCGTCACCGAGGCCCGTGTCGGCGAAGTGGCGCTGCAGCGCACCCAGCTCGAGGAGCTGATGCAGAGCCTGTCACGCTCGCGCGATGAAAACCTGGTGGTCGACATCGAGTCGGGCCTGCGCCTGGCCATCCAGCAATCGCAGCTCACGGGCAGCCTTGAACCGGTGATCGCCGCGCTCAAGAGCGCCGACCAGCGCATCGAACGCGCGGCCCAGCCGCGCCTTGCCCCGGTGCAGCGTGCCATCGCGCACGATCTGGAAAAGCTCAACCGCTCTGCCGCAACCGACACCTCGGGCCTGCTCGGCCGCGTGGACGATCTCACGCGCCAGGTCGACGAGATTCCGCTGCTCAATGCCGTGATCTCCGCCTCCACCATGCGCCAGCGCAACGCCAGCGCGCGTTCGGTGGCCGACCAGGCGGCAACGCCGGCCGATCCCGAGGCACCGCGCTGGAAGGTCATTCTGGACAACGCCTGGGAGGCCGTCGCCGGCGAGGCTCGCGGCCTCGTCCGCGTGAGCCGCATCGACCAGCCCGACGCCGTCCTGATCGCGCCGCAGCAGGCCTATTTCCTGCGCGAGAACCTCAAGCTCTCGCTGATGAACGCGCGCCTGGGCATCCTCTCGCGCCGCCTGGACTCCGCGCGACTGGACCTCACCACGGCGAAGACGGCGCTGATCAAGTACTTCGATCCGGAGTCGCGCTACACGCAACGCGCGATCGAGACGATCTCGCAGTTGCAGACCAACATGCAGAGCATGGAGCTGCCCCGGCTGGACGAGACCTTCGCGTCCCTCACCACCGCCGCAGCGGGCCGATGA
- a CDS encoding uroporphyrinogen-III synthase, producing the protein MPSVLVTRPSSEAERWADQLRAQQIDARVLPLLAISPVRSPQLQAALHDARHRLRQFSAVMFVSGNAASEFLARDVDLGDGGPPCELRGHLPRFWSPGPGTARALEQAGVPAGRIDGPAADSGQFDSESLWLAVAHQVRPGDRVLIVRGASSPAKAGGNGRDWLASRIAAAGAKVEFVAAYERVGAPLDSNAKDLAARAASDGSLWFFSSSEAIRHLEQQMPQMSWDKARALVTHPRIAQAARAAGFGRVSECRPTLQDVVASIKSMP; encoded by the coding sequence ATGCCAAGCGTCCTGGTCACCCGCCCCTCGTCCGAGGCCGAGCGTTGGGCGGATCAGCTTCGCGCGCAGCAGATCGATGCGCGGGTGCTTCCGCTGCTGGCCATCTCCCCGGTGCGCTCGCCGCAGCTGCAGGCGGCGCTGCATGACGCACGCCACCGGCTGCGACAGTTCAGCGCGGTGATGTTCGTGAGCGGCAACGCGGCCAGCGAATTTCTTGCGCGGGACGTGGATCTGGGCGATGGCGGCCCGCCCTGCGAGCTGCGCGGCCACCTTCCACGCTTCTGGTCGCCAGGCCCGGGCACCGCGCGCGCGCTTGAGCAGGCCGGGGTTCCCGCCGGCCGAATCGACGGCCCCGCGGCCGATTCCGGACAATTCGACTCTGAAAGCCTGTGGCTCGCCGTGGCGCACCAGGTCCGCCCCGGCGACCGCGTGCTGATCGTTCGCGGCGCGAGCTCCCCCGCCAAGGCAGGCGGCAACGGGCGCGACTGGCTGGCTTCCCGTATCGCCGCGGCAGGAGCCAAGGTGGAGTTCGTCGCTGCCTACGAGCGCGTAGGCGCGCCTCTGGACTCCAACGCCAAAGACCTTGCTGCGCGTGCGGCCTCAGACGGGTCACTGTGGTTTTTCAGCTCCTCCGAGGCGATTCGCCATCTGGAGCAGCAAATGCCGCAAATGAGCTGGGACAAGGCCCGCGCCCTCGTCACCCACCCACGTATTGCGCAGGCCGCCCGGGCGGCCGGGTTTGGACGCGTAAGTGAGTGCCGCCCTACACTGCAGGACGTGGTCGCGTCGATAAAATCCATGCCATGA
- the hemC gene encoding hydroxymethylbilane synthase → MTINTTQSAPFVIATRESRLAMWQAEHVQALLQAAGHRIDLLGMTTKGDQILDRTLSKVGGKGLFVKELELALEEGRADLAVHSLKDVPMELPEGFELACVMEREDPRDAFVSPQYASLAELPQGSVVGTSSLRRQALLQALRPDLRIEPLRGNLDTRLRKLDEGQYAAIVLAAAGLKRLGLASRIRHIFEPEEMLPSAGQGALGIEIRSGRNDLKQALAPLAHQQTWLTVAAERAVSRAMGGSCSVPLAAHGRWSGATLRLDAAWGDVEGSQPLIRAQIESSSITDLASAEALGAAVADKLKAAGAKVSTS, encoded by the coding sequence ATGACAATAAATACCACGCAGTCCGCTCCCTTCGTGATCGCCACACGCGAAAGCCGCCTCGCCATGTGGCAGGCCGAACATGTGCAGGCACTGCTCCAGGCCGCCGGCCATCGCATCGATCTGCTGGGCATGACCACCAAGGGCGACCAGATCCTGGACCGCACGCTCTCCAAGGTGGGAGGCAAGGGCCTGTTCGTGAAGGAGCTGGAACTGGCACTGGAGGAAGGCCGGGCGGACCTCGCCGTGCATTCGCTCAAGGACGTGCCGATGGAGCTGCCCGAAGGGTTTGAACTGGCCTGCGTGATGGAACGCGAGGATCCGCGCGATGCCTTTGTTTCGCCCCAATATGCCTCGCTCGCCGAGCTGCCCCAGGGTTCTGTCGTCGGCACGTCGAGCCTGCGCCGCCAGGCGCTGCTGCAGGCCTTGCGCCCCGATCTGCGGATCGAGCCGCTGCGCGGCAATCTCGACACGCGGCTGCGCAAGCTCGACGAAGGCCAATATGCCGCCATCGTGCTGGCGGCGGCGGGCCTCAAGCGCCTGGGCCTCGCATCACGCATCCGCCACATCTTCGAACCCGAGGAGATGCTGCCCTCGGCCGGCCAGGGTGCGCTGGGGATCGAGATCCGCTCAGGCCGGAATGATCTGAAGCAAGCACTCGCACCACTCGCTCACCAGCAGACATGGTTGACGGTGGCCGCCGAGCGCGCGGTCAGCCGTGCGATGGGCGGCAGCTGTTCCGTGCCGCTGGCCGCACACGGCCGCTGGTCCGGCGCCACGCTGCGCCTCGATGCGGCCTGGGGCGACGTCGAGGGCAGCCAGCCGCTGATCCGCGCGCAGATCGAATCCTCCAGCATCACCGACCTGGCATCGGCCGAGGCCCTTGGCGCGGCCGTCGCCGACAAACTCAAGGCCGCGGGCGCCAAGGTAAGCACTTCCTGA
- the ppc gene encoding phosphoenolpyruvate carboxylase has protein sequence MSAPARKTDASGSAPAPRKTDKDLPLIQDIRLLGRILGDVIREQEGVAAYDLVEQIRKLSVAFRRDADHEADKALKKLLKGLTGDQTVSVIRAFTYFSHLANLAEDRHHIRRRAVHERAGSAQEGSIEVALARLRWAGIAPRAVAQSLAKSYVAPVLTAHPTEVQRKSILDSEREIADLLTARDDILMRAQLYNSAKDPITPRELAANEAQLRARVAQLWQTRLLRYSRLTVADEIENALSYYEYTFLREIPRLYAELERELGNQHVASFLRMGQWIGGDRDGNPNVSAATLELALKRQADVALRHYLTEVHHLGRELSLSANLVQVSPEMLALADSSPDTSEHRVDEPYRRALTGIYARLAATLKALAGGEAARHAVAPQNPYPGAAEFLADLRVIEASLLSHKASAMAQERLRPLIRAVEVFGFHLATVDLRQSSDQHERVIAELLAKARIAPDYISLPESERRKLLMLLLCDARPLRVKGAEYSEHTAGEIAIFETALTMRERYGADAIRHYIISHTETVSDLLEVLLLQKEVGLMRGTLDQGGHADLIVVPLFETIEDLRNAAPIMRELYQMPGYAALVRASGAEQDIMLGYSDSNKDGGIFTSNWELYRAENALVTVFDELNAAQAGSPIQLRMFHGRGGTVGRGGGPSYQAILAQPPGTVRGQIRLTEQGEVIASKYANPEIGRRNLETLVAATLEATLLQPTKPATKAFLEAAEQLSRASMGAYRALVYDTPGFTDYFFSATPIREIAELNIGSRPASRKANQKIEDLRAIPWGFSWGQCRLTLPGWYGFGAAVEAFIKAPGKDPKAQLALLQKMYRQWPFFRTLLSNMDMVLAKSDMQLASRYSELVGDSRLRKKVFSAIEAEWQSTSDALVRITGDKQRLAHNTALARSIRHRFPYIDPLHHLQVELIRRWRLGQDDDRVKTGIQISINGIAAALRNTG, from the coding sequence ATGTCCGCGCCCGCCCGCAAAACCGATGCCTCTGGCAGTGCTCCCGCCCCCCGCAAGACCGACAAGGACCTTCCCCTCATCCAGGACATCCGCCTGCTGGGCCGCATTCTGGGCGATGTGATCCGAGAGCAGGAAGGCGTGGCCGCCTACGATCTGGTCGAGCAGATCCGCAAGCTCTCGGTGGCCTTCCGCCGCGATGCGGACCACGAGGCGGACAAGGCGCTCAAGAAGCTGCTCAAGGGCCTGACGGGCGACCAGACAGTGAGCGTGATCCGTGCGTTCACCTACTTCAGCCATCTGGCGAACCTGGCGGAAGACCGCCACCACATCCGCCGCCGCGCCGTGCACGAGCGCGCGGGCAGCGCGCAGGAAGGCAGCATCGAGGTCGCGCTGGCGCGCCTGCGCTGGGCCGGTATTGCGCCGCGCGCGGTCGCGCAGTCGCTTGCCAAGAGCTACGTGGCGCCGGTGCTCACCGCCCATCCCACGGAAGTGCAGCGCAAGAGCATTCTCGATTCCGAGCGTGAGATCGCCGACCTGCTGACCGCACGCGACGACATCCTCATGCGCGCGCAGCTCTACAACAGCGCCAAGGACCCGATCACGCCGCGCGAACTGGCGGCCAATGAGGCGCAGCTGCGAGCGCGCGTCGCGCAGCTGTGGCAGACGCGGCTGCTGCGCTACTCCAGGCTCACCGTGGCGGACGAGATCGAGAACGCGCTCTCCTACTACGAATACACGTTCCTGCGCGAGATTCCGCGCCTGTATGCGGAGCTTGAGCGCGAGCTCGGCAACCAGCATGTGGCCAGCTTCCTGCGCATGGGCCAGTGGATCGGCGGCGACCGCGACGGCAACCCGAACGTCAGCGCCGCCACGCTCGAGCTGGCGCTCAAGCGACAGGCCGACGTGGCACTGCGCCACTATCTCACCGAGGTGCACCACCTGGGCCGTGAGCTGTCGTTGTCGGCCAACCTGGTGCAGGTCTCGCCCGAGATGCTGGCCCTGGCCGACAGCTCGCCCGACACCAGCGAGCACCGTGTGGATGAACCCTATCGCCGTGCGCTCACGGGCATCTATGCGCGGCTGGCCGCAACGCTGAAGGCTCTTGCAGGCGGCGAGGCCGCGCGCCATGCCGTTGCTCCGCAGAACCCTTATCCAGGCGCCGCCGAGTTCCTGGCCGACCTGCGTGTGATCGAGGCCTCGCTGCTCTCGCACAAGGCCTCGGCCATGGCGCAGGAGCGCCTGCGTCCGCTGATCCGTGCGGTGGAGGTGTTCGGCTTTCACCTGGCCACCGTGGACCTGCGCCAGAGCTCCGACCAGCACGAGCGCGTGATCGCAGAACTGCTCGCCAAGGCGCGCATCGCGCCCGACTACATATCGCTGCCCGAGAGCGAGCGCCGCAAGCTGCTGATGCTGCTGCTCTGCGACGCGCGTCCGCTGCGCGTGAAGGGGGCGGAATACTCGGAGCACACCGCCGGCGAGATCGCGATCTTCGAGACCGCCCTGACCATGCGCGAGCGCTACGGCGCCGATGCGATCCGCCACTACATCATCAGCCACACCGAGACCGTGAGCGACCTGCTCGAAGTGCTGCTGCTGCAAAAGGAAGTGGGGCTGATGCGCGGCACGCTCGACCAGGGTGGCCATGCCGACCTGATCGTGGTGCCGCTGTTCGAGACCATCGAGGACCTGCGCAACGCGGCGCCCATCATGCGCGAGCTCTATCAGATGCCGGGCTACGCGGCACTGGTGCGCGCGAGCGGGGCCGAGCAGGACATCATGCTCGGCTACAGCGACAGCAACAAGGATGGCGGCATCTTCACCAGCAACTGGGAGCTGTACCGCGCGGAGAACGCGCTCGTGACCGTGTTCGACGAGCTCAACGCGGCGCAGGCCGGATCACCCATCCAGCTGCGCATGTTCCATGGCCGCGGCGGCACGGTGGGTCGCGGTGGCGGCCCGAGCTACCAGGCCATTCTGGCGCAGCCTCCGGGCACGGTGCGCGGACAGATCCGCCTGACCGAACAGGGCGAGGTGATCGCATCCAAGTACGCCAATCCGGAGATCGGCCGGCGCAACCTGGAAACGCTGGTGGCGGCAACGCTCGAGGCGACGCTGCTGCAGCCGACCAAGCCAGCCACCAAGGCGTTCCTGGAGGCTGCCGAGCAGCTCTCGCGCGCCAGCATGGGCGCCTATCGCGCGCTGGTCTATGACACCCCCGGCTTCACCGACTATTTCTTCAGCGCCACGCCGATCCGCGAGATCGCCGAGCTCAACATCGGTTCGCGCCCCGCATCGCGCAAGGCCAACCAGAAGATCGAGGATCTGCGGGCCATTCCGTGGGGCTTCAGCTGGGGCCAATGCCGGCTGACGCTGCCGGGCTGGTACGGCTTCGGCGCCGCGGTGGAGGCCTTCATCAAGGCCCCAGGCAAGGACCCCAAGGCCCAGCTCGCGCTGCTGCAGAAGATGTACCGCCAATGGCCGTTCTTCCGCACGCTGCTCTCCAACATGGACATGGTGCTGGCCAAGAGCGACATGCAACTGGCCTCGCGCTACAGCGAGCTGGTGGGCGACTCGCGCCTGCGCAAGAAGGTGTTCAGCGCCATCGAGGCGGAGTGGCAGAGCACCTCCGATGCGCTCGTGCGCATCACGGGCGACAAGCAGCGTCTCGCGCACAACACCGCGCTGGCGCGTTCGATCCGGCACCGCTTCCCCTATATCGACCCGCTGCACCACCTGCAGGTCGAGCTGATCCGCCGCTGGCGCCTGGGGCAGGACGATGACCGCGTGAAGACCGGCATCCAGATTTCGATCAACGGCATCGCCGCGGCGCTGCGCAACACGGGCTGA
- a CDS encoding GNAT family N-acetyltransferase has protein sequence MTFLIRPVAAQDLAQWLPLWQGYNAFYGREGATALPEEITRITWSRFFNPVEPVFAAVAEQEGRLVGLVHYLFHRSTTRIEPVCYLQDLFTEPGLRGKGVGRALIEFVYGQAQLAGASRVYWQTHTTNTAGRALYDKVAGHLGFIVYSKDIPPG, from the coding sequence ATGACCTTCCTGATCCGACCCGTCGCAGCGCAGGACCTCGCGCAGTGGCTGCCGCTCTGGCAGGGCTATAACGCGTTCTACGGGCGCGAAGGCGCCACCGCGCTGCCCGAGGAGATCACGCGCATCACCTGGTCGCGCTTCTTCAATCCGGTCGAGCCCGTGTTCGCCGCGGTGGCCGAACAGGAGGGGCGCCTGGTCGGGCTGGTGCACTACCTGTTCCACCGCAGCACCACGCGCATCGAGCCCGTATGCTATCTGCAGGATCTCTTCACGGAGCCCGGGCTGCGCGGCAAGGGCGTGGGCCGCGCGCTGATCGAGTTCGTCTACGGGCAGGCGCAACTGGCCGGCGCGAGCCGCGTGTACTGGCAGACCCACACCACCAACACCGCGGGCCGTGCGCTCTACGACAAGGTGGCGGGGCACCTGGGCTTCATCGTCTACAGCAAGGACATCCCGCCCGGTTGA
- a CDS encoding M24 family metallopeptidase translates to MKLVHDGARNAELERRAQALVEAIRLHGLDHYVVTTTENIFYLTHATFEPLERPFFLIIGADGKREMVVPMLEINHLHKAYGVSESNIMAYREFPAPKGHGWREQLLDGYTLPGTFGFDPGTPWTIARHLIEEGGEPVDLLEDIRMVKSKWEVEQIERAARYADNAVHDILRRAWNGGTAAETFMTMQTVGRQIMREVRDWDPLSTKVLAAAWPAPLSAEPHSVPPLAMRLGRGPHVAMALTRVNGYAAESERTFFTTEPTAIEREKFDLMTASRQLAFSLLKPGAACAEIDAKVNHFLGVKGFPQFTARLHRCGHGFGLGNHEPPWIAEGSRHILQAGMVVSIEPGIYAHGKGGYRHSDTVLITPTGYRTLTTAPSDLQDLVLPSGTLRQKLASWYVSKSLRLPLAA, encoded by the coding sequence ATGAAGTTAGTCCATGACGGCGCAAGAAACGCCGAGCTCGAACGACGGGCGCAAGCCCTGGTGGAGGCGATACGCCTTCACGGCCTCGACCACTATGTGGTCACGACCACCGAGAACATTTTCTACCTCACGCATGCCACGTTCGAGCCCCTGGAGCGGCCGTTCTTCCTGATCATCGGAGCCGATGGCAAGCGCGAGATGGTGGTGCCCATGCTGGAGATCAATCACCTCCACAAGGCCTATGGCGTGAGCGAAAGCAACATCATGGCGTACCGCGAGTTCCCCGCACCCAAGGGCCACGGATGGCGGGAGCAGCTCCTGGACGGCTACACGCTGCCCGGCACCTTCGGCTTCGACCCCGGTACGCCGTGGACCATCGCGCGGCACCTGATCGAGGAAGGCGGCGAGCCGGTGGACCTGCTGGAGGACATCCGCATGGTCAAGTCGAAGTGGGAGGTGGAGCAGATCGAGCGTGCCGCCCGCTATGCCGACAACGCCGTGCACGACATACTGCGCCGCGCATGGAATGGGGGCACCGCGGCGGAGACCTTCATGACGATGCAGACGGTGGGCCGCCAGATCATGCGCGAGGTGCGCGACTGGGACCCGCTGTCCACCAAGGTGCTGGCCGCCGCATGGCCTGCGCCGCTGAGCGCCGAGCCGCATTCCGTGCCGCCCCTGGCGATGAGGCTTGGCAGGGGTCCCCACGTCGCGATGGCGCTGACGCGGGTGAACGGCTATGCCGCCGAGTCCGAGCGCACGTTCTTCACCACCGAGCCCACCGCCATCGAGCGCGAGAAATTTGACCTGATGACAGCCTCCAGGCAGCTCGCGTTCTCCCTGCTCAAGCCTGGCGCCGCGTGCGCGGAGATCGATGCCAAGGTGAACCACTTCCTCGGCGTCAAGGGCTTTCCGCAGTTCACGGCGCGGCTGCACCGCTGCGGCCACGGGTTCGGGCTTGGCAACCACGAGCCGCCATGGATTGCGGAGGGCAGCAGGCACATCCTGCAGGCGGGCATGGTGGTCTCGATCGAGCCCGGAATCTATGCCCACGGCAAGGGGGGATACCGGCACAGCGATACGGTGCTCATCACGCCCACGGGCTACCGTACCCTGACCACGGCGCCGTCCGATCTGCAGGACCTGGTCCTGCCATCGGGCACGCTGCGGCAGAAGCTTGCAAGCTGGTACGTGTCGAAGAGCCTGCGGCTCCCGCTCGCCGCATAG